In methanogenic archaeon ISO4-H5, the following are encoded in one genomic region:
- a CDS encoding pap2 family protein, translating to MQEIDILNWIYDTFRCTFLDWMSLAFDYAFKTCIIWVILGIILLRRPNTRMFGVVLLCSLALEIIFVYSFKYGFMRHRPFEDYAVHALVNSFHTSSFPSGHTAQLFCVTTVFAVFCKKHFPEILCLAFLVAFTRMYMYAHYPTDVLAGAITGIVCALVAIFTILRMDEYVYYVKDPDQD from the coding sequence ATGCAGGAAATCGATATCCTCAATTGGATCTACGACACGTTCAGGTGCACATTCCTCGACTGGATGTCCCTGGCGTTCGATTATGCGTTCAAGACATGCATAATCTGGGTCATCCTGGGTATCATCCTGCTGCGCCGCCCCAACACCCGCATGTTCGGTGTGGTCCTCCTCTGCTCCCTAGCATTGGAGATCATCTTCGTCTATTCTTTCAAATACGGGTTCATGCGCCACCGTCCGTTCGAGGACTATGCGGTGCATGCGCTCGTGAACTCGTTCCACACTTCATCGTTCCCTTCGGGACATACCGCCCAGCTCTTCTGCGTGACGACGGTGTTCGCGGTGTTCTGCAAGAAACACTTCCCTGAGATTCTCTGCCTCGCATTCCTGGTGGCCTTTACCAGGATGTACATGTATGCCCACTATCCCACCGATGTATTGGCTGGAGCTATCACAGGAATCGTATGTGCGCTGGTAGCGATATTCACCATCCTAAGAATGGACGAATATGTGTATTATGTGAAAGACCCAGATCAGGACTGA